A part of Populus alba chromosome 8, ASM523922v2, whole genome shotgun sequence genomic DNA contains:
- the LOC118052382 gene encoding probable glycosyltransferase At5g20260: MEFPYWNRTLGADHFYVSCAGLGYESDRNLVELKKNSVQISCFPVPDGKFVPHKDITLPPLARITRASHAPGNRTVRYLMTSVERLGSSMFCLFEDGADISGIGEALRFGCVPVMVTDRPMQDLPLMDVLSWQKIAVFVGSGGGVKEVKRVLDRTCKDDECEGTRRLGVAASQHFGWNEIPQPYDSFYMVIYQLWLRRHTIRYPRREFV; the protein is encoded by the exons ATGGAGTTCCCGTACTGGAACCGCACTCTCGGCGCCGATCATTTTTATGTATCCTGTGCCGGTCTGGGTTACGAGTCTGACCGAAATCTCGTGGAACTGAAGAAAAACTCGGTGCAGATCTCTTGCTTCCCGGTACCAGATGGTAAGTTTGTGCCGCACAAGGATATTACCTTGCCTCCACTCGCGAGGATCACACGCGCATCACACGCTCCGGGGAACAGGACAGTGAGGTATCTG ATGACTTCAGTCGAGAGACTAGGGAGCAGCATGTTTTGTTTGTTCGAGGATGGGGCTGATATTTCTGGAATAGGTGAAGCGTTGCGTTTTGGGTGTGTGCCTGTAATGGTAACTGACCGTCCGATGCAGGACTTGCCGTTGATGGATGTGCTCAGTTGGCAGAAGATTGCTGTTTTTGTGGGGTCCGGTGGTGGGGTTAAGGAAGTGAAACGAGTGCTGGATCGGACGTGTAAAGATGATGAGTGCGAGGGAACGAGGAGATTGGGTGTGGCGGCGAGCCAGCACTTTGGGTGGAATGAAATCCCGCAGCCGTACGATTCGTTTTATATGGTGATTTACCAGCTTTGGCTTAGGCGGCACACAATTAGATACCCCCGGAGAGAATTTGTGTAG
- the LOC118052253 gene encoding folylpolyglutamate synthase isoform X2, with translation MAEGDNNGSSKPTVTPYEEALDALSSLITKRSRADKSNNGDRFDVLFDYLKILELEEAISEMKIIHVAGTKGKGSTCTFTESILRNCGFRTGLFTSPHLIDVRERFRLDGKDICEEKFLAYFWWCYDRLKEKSTEDVPMPTYFRFLALLAFKIFSAEQVDVAILEVGLGGKFDATNVVQKPIVCGIASLGYDHMEILGDTLAQIAGEKAGIFKDGIPAFTVPQPDEAMNVLEEKASELNVHLQVAEPLDAKLLNGLKLRLEGQHQYLNAGLAIALSFTWLQRTGHHEFTHMEQASSLPEQFIKGLTTASLQGRAQIVTDQYINAESYGDLVFYLDGAHSPESMEMCARWFSLAIKEDSQKITFNYPPPNNSESTIELVQEHHDERYGKSSMQILLFNCMSVRDPQLLLPPLMKACASHGVYFKKALFVPSTSVYYKVGSHALPPTDSQVNLSWQFALQRVWENLIQSDKETVRSSNTALLLTLGFM, from the exons ATGGCAGAAG GTGACAACAATGGATCGTCAAAACCAACGGTGACTCCGTACGAGGAAGCCCTGGATGCTTTATCCTCTTTGATAACGAAACGCAGTCGTGCTGATAAGAGCAACAACGGAGATCGATTTGATGTGCTTTTCGattatttaaaa ATTCTGGAGTTAGAGGAGGCAATATCAGAAATGAAGATCATACACGTGGCAGGCACTAAAGGAAAG ggaTCTACGTGCACCTTTACGGAATCTATCCTACGTAATTGCGGCTTTCGTACTGGACTTTTCACATCACCTCATCTCATTGATGTCCGAGAAAGATTTCGTCTGGATGG TAAGGACATTTGTGAAGAGAAATTCTTGGCATATTTCTGGTGGTGTTATGATAGACTAAAG GAAAAATCTACAGAAGATGTACCAATGCCTACCTATTTTCGCTTTCTTGCTTTACTTGCCTTTAAGATATTTTCAGCGGAACAG GTAGATGTAGCTATTTTGGAGGTTGGGTTAGGTGGAAAGTTTGATGCAACAAATGTG GTTCAGAAACCTATTGTCTGTGGTATAGCTTCCCTCGGGTACGATCACATGGAGATTCTTG GAGATACTCTAGCACAAATTGCTGGGGAGAAGGCTGGTATATTTAAG GATGGAATTCCAGCCTTCACTGTGCCTCAACCTGATGAAGCAATGAATGTTCTTGAAGAGAAGGCTTCTGAGTTAAAT GTACACCTTCAAGTGGCGGAGCCATTGGATGCCAAATTGCTGAATGGTTTAAAACTTAGGCTTGAAGGTCAGCACCAGTATTTAAATGCTGGTCTTGCCATTGCATTGTCGTTTACTTGGCTTCAAAGGACTGGGCATCATGAATTTACCCACATGGAACAGGCT AGCTCACTTCCCGAGCAGTTTATTAAGGGGCTAACAACAGCCAGTTTGCAAGGGAGGGCGCAAATTGTCACTGATCAATACATTAATGCCGAGAGTTATGGAGATCTTGTGTTTTATTTGGATGGAGCCCATAGTCCTGAAAGCATGGAGATGTGTGCAAGATGGTTTTCTCTTGCCATAAAAGAAGATAGCCAGAAAATAACCTTTAATTATCCCCCACCGAACAATTCTGAATCCACTATTGAATTGGTACAGGAGCATCATGATGAGAGATATGGAAAGAGTTCCATGCAG ATATTGCTGTTCAATTGCATGTCAGTGCGAGATCCTCAGCTGCTTCTTCCTCCTCTCATGAAAGCATGTGCAAGTCATG GTGTCTACTTCAAGAAGGCACTCTTTGTTCCAAGCACATCCGTGTATTACAAGGTTGGATCCCATGCATTACCACCAACTGATTCTCAAGTTAATTTATCATGGCAGTTTGCTCTTCAAAGAGTATGGGAGAATCTCATACAGAGCGATAAAG AAACCGTGAGGTCATCTAACACAGCTCTTCTGTTGACGTTGGGTTTTATGTAA
- the LOC118052253 gene encoding folylpolyglutamate synthase isoform X4, with protein sequence MAEGDNNGSSKPTVTPYEEALDALSSLITKRSRADKSNNGDRFDVLFDYLKILELEEAISEMKIIHVAGTKGKGSTCTFTESILRNCGFRTGLFTSPHLIDVRERFRLDGKDICEEKFLAYFWWCYDRLKEKSTEDVPMPTYFRFLALLAFKIFSAEQVDVAILEVGLGGKFDATNVVQKPIVCGIASLGYDHMEILGDTLAQIAGEKAGIFKDGIPAFTVPQPDEAMNVLEEKASELNVHLQVAEPLDAKLLNGLKLRLEGQHQYLNAGLAIALSFTWLQRTGHHEFTHMEQASSLPEQFIKGLTTASLQGRAQIVTDQYINAESYGDLVFYLDGAHSPESMEMCARWFSLAIKEDSQKITFNYPPPNNSESTIELVQEHHDERYGKSSMQVSTSRRHSLFQAHPCITRLDPMHYHQLILKLIYHGSLLFKEYGRISYRAIKKP encoded by the exons ATGGCAGAAG GTGACAACAATGGATCGTCAAAACCAACGGTGACTCCGTACGAGGAAGCCCTGGATGCTTTATCCTCTTTGATAACGAAACGCAGTCGTGCTGATAAGAGCAACAACGGAGATCGATTTGATGTGCTTTTCGattatttaaaa ATTCTGGAGTTAGAGGAGGCAATATCAGAAATGAAGATCATACACGTGGCAGGCACTAAAGGAAAG ggaTCTACGTGCACCTTTACGGAATCTATCCTACGTAATTGCGGCTTTCGTACTGGACTTTTCACATCACCTCATCTCATTGATGTCCGAGAAAGATTTCGTCTGGATGG TAAGGACATTTGTGAAGAGAAATTCTTGGCATATTTCTGGTGGTGTTATGATAGACTAAAG GAAAAATCTACAGAAGATGTACCAATGCCTACCTATTTTCGCTTTCTTGCTTTACTTGCCTTTAAGATATTTTCAGCGGAACAG GTAGATGTAGCTATTTTGGAGGTTGGGTTAGGTGGAAAGTTTGATGCAACAAATGTG GTTCAGAAACCTATTGTCTGTGGTATAGCTTCCCTCGGGTACGATCACATGGAGATTCTTG GAGATACTCTAGCACAAATTGCTGGGGAGAAGGCTGGTATATTTAAG GATGGAATTCCAGCCTTCACTGTGCCTCAACCTGATGAAGCAATGAATGTTCTTGAAGAGAAGGCTTCTGAGTTAAAT GTACACCTTCAAGTGGCGGAGCCATTGGATGCCAAATTGCTGAATGGTTTAAAACTTAGGCTTGAAGGTCAGCACCAGTATTTAAATGCTGGTCTTGCCATTGCATTGTCGTTTACTTGGCTTCAAAGGACTGGGCATCATGAATTTACCCACATGGAACAGGCT AGCTCACTTCCCGAGCAGTTTATTAAGGGGCTAACAACAGCCAGTTTGCAAGGGAGGGCGCAAATTGTCACTGATCAATACATTAATGCCGAGAGTTATGGAGATCTTGTGTTTTATTTGGATGGAGCCCATAGTCCTGAAAGCATGGAGATGTGTGCAAGATGGTTTTCTCTTGCCATAAAAGAAGATAGCCAGAAAATAACCTTTAATTATCCCCCACCGAACAATTCTGAATCCACTATTGAATTGGTACAGGAGCATCATGATGAGAGATATGGAAAGAGTTCCATGCAG GTGTCTACTTCAAGAAGGCACTCTTTGTTCCAAGCACATCCGTGTATTACAAGGTTGGATCCCATGCATTACCACCAACTGATTCTCAAGTTAATTTATCATGGCAGTTTGCTCTTCAAAGAGTATGGGAGAATCTCATACAGAGCGATAAAG AAACCGTGA
- the LOC118052253 gene encoding folylpolyglutamate synthase isoform X1, translating to MAEGDNNGSSKPTVTPYEEALDALSSLITKRSRADKSNNGDRFDVLFDYLKILELEEAISEMKIIHVAGTKGKGSTCTFTESILRNCGFRTGLFTSPHLIDVRERFRLDGKDICEEKFLAYFWWCYDRLKEKSTEDVPMPTYFRFLALLAFKIFSAEQVDVAILEVGLGGKFDATNVVQKPIVCGIASLGYDHMEILGDTLAQIAGEKAGIFKDGIPAFTVPQPDEAMNVLEEKASELNVHLQVAEPLDAKLLNGLKLRLEGQHQYLNAGLAIALSFTWLQRTGHHEFTHMEQASSLPEQFIKGLTTASLQGRAQIVTDQYINAESYGDLVFYLDGAHSPESMEMCARWFSLAIKEDSQKITFNYPPPNNSESTIELVQEHHDERYGKSSMQILLFNCMSVRDPQLLLPPLMKACASHGVYFKKALFVPSTSVYYKVGSHALPPTDSQVNLSWQFALQRVWENLIQSDKGGEVKHAIAVCEEGKEDAKMSGRTCENSAVFPSLPLAIKWLRESVQRNRSVHYQVLVTGSLHLVGDVLRLVKK from the exons ATGGCAGAAG GTGACAACAATGGATCGTCAAAACCAACGGTGACTCCGTACGAGGAAGCCCTGGATGCTTTATCCTCTTTGATAACGAAACGCAGTCGTGCTGATAAGAGCAACAACGGAGATCGATTTGATGTGCTTTTCGattatttaaaa ATTCTGGAGTTAGAGGAGGCAATATCAGAAATGAAGATCATACACGTGGCAGGCACTAAAGGAAAG ggaTCTACGTGCACCTTTACGGAATCTATCCTACGTAATTGCGGCTTTCGTACTGGACTTTTCACATCACCTCATCTCATTGATGTCCGAGAAAGATTTCGTCTGGATGG TAAGGACATTTGTGAAGAGAAATTCTTGGCATATTTCTGGTGGTGTTATGATAGACTAAAG GAAAAATCTACAGAAGATGTACCAATGCCTACCTATTTTCGCTTTCTTGCTTTACTTGCCTTTAAGATATTTTCAGCGGAACAG GTAGATGTAGCTATTTTGGAGGTTGGGTTAGGTGGAAAGTTTGATGCAACAAATGTG GTTCAGAAACCTATTGTCTGTGGTATAGCTTCCCTCGGGTACGATCACATGGAGATTCTTG GAGATACTCTAGCACAAATTGCTGGGGAGAAGGCTGGTATATTTAAG GATGGAATTCCAGCCTTCACTGTGCCTCAACCTGATGAAGCAATGAATGTTCTTGAAGAGAAGGCTTCTGAGTTAAAT GTACACCTTCAAGTGGCGGAGCCATTGGATGCCAAATTGCTGAATGGTTTAAAACTTAGGCTTGAAGGTCAGCACCAGTATTTAAATGCTGGTCTTGCCATTGCATTGTCGTTTACTTGGCTTCAAAGGACTGGGCATCATGAATTTACCCACATGGAACAGGCT AGCTCACTTCCCGAGCAGTTTATTAAGGGGCTAACAACAGCCAGTTTGCAAGGGAGGGCGCAAATTGTCACTGATCAATACATTAATGCCGAGAGTTATGGAGATCTTGTGTTTTATTTGGATGGAGCCCATAGTCCTGAAAGCATGGAGATGTGTGCAAGATGGTTTTCTCTTGCCATAAAAGAAGATAGCCAGAAAATAACCTTTAATTATCCCCCACCGAACAATTCTGAATCCACTATTGAATTGGTACAGGAGCATCATGATGAGAGATATGGAAAGAGTTCCATGCAG ATATTGCTGTTCAATTGCATGTCAGTGCGAGATCCTCAGCTGCTTCTTCCTCCTCTCATGAAAGCATGTGCAAGTCATG GTGTCTACTTCAAGAAGGCACTCTTTGTTCCAAGCACATCCGTGTATTACAAGGTTGGATCCCATGCATTACCACCAACTGATTCTCAAGTTAATTTATCATGGCAGTTTGCTCTTCAAAGAGTATGGGAGAATCTCATACAGAGCGATAAAG GAGGGGAGGTTAAGCATGCGATTGCTGTTTGTGAAGAAGGTAAAGAGGATGCCAAAATGAGTGGTAGGACTTGTGAAAATAGTGCAGTCTTTCCTTCTCTCCCATTGGCTATTAAATGGCTTAGGGAAAGTGTCCAACGGAATCGATCTGTCCACTACCAG GTCCTTGTAACCGGTTCGTTGCATCTTGTGGGTGATGTGTTGAGATTGGTCAAAAAGTGA
- the LOC118052253 gene encoding folylpolyglutamate synthase isoform X3 yields the protein MSKFLLCCLSGWLTIRTFEWFLSDVEPQVSKIQLMDFLFFEKSTEDVPMPTYFRFLALLAFKIFSAEQVDVAILEVGLGGKFDATNVVQKPIVCGIASLGYDHMEILGDTLAQIAGEKAGIFKDGIPAFTVPQPDEAMNVLEEKASELNVHLQVAEPLDAKLLNGLKLRLEGQHQYLNAGLAIALSFTWLQRTGHHEFTHMEQASSLPEQFIKGLTTASLQGRAQIVTDQYINAESYGDLVFYLDGAHSPESMEMCARWFSLAIKEDSQKITFNYPPPNNSESTIELVQEHHDERYGKSSMQILLFNCMSVRDPQLLLPPLMKACASHGVYFKKALFVPSTSVYYKVGSHALPPTDSQVNLSWQFALQRVWENLIQSDKGGEVKHAIAVCEEGKEDAKMSGRTCENSAVFPSLPLAIKWLRESVQRNRSVHYQVLVTGSLHLVGDVLRLVKK from the exons ATGTCAAAATTCTTGCTGTGCTGTCTTAGTGGCTGGCTAACGATAAGGACTTTTGAGTGGTTTCTAAGTGATGTGGAACCTCAAGTGTCAAAAATACAACTAATGGACTTCCTTTTCTTT GAAAAATCTACAGAAGATGTACCAATGCCTACCTATTTTCGCTTTCTTGCTTTACTTGCCTTTAAGATATTTTCAGCGGAACAG GTAGATGTAGCTATTTTGGAGGTTGGGTTAGGTGGAAAGTTTGATGCAACAAATGTG GTTCAGAAACCTATTGTCTGTGGTATAGCTTCCCTCGGGTACGATCACATGGAGATTCTTG GAGATACTCTAGCACAAATTGCTGGGGAGAAGGCTGGTATATTTAAG GATGGAATTCCAGCCTTCACTGTGCCTCAACCTGATGAAGCAATGAATGTTCTTGAAGAGAAGGCTTCTGAGTTAAAT GTACACCTTCAAGTGGCGGAGCCATTGGATGCCAAATTGCTGAATGGTTTAAAACTTAGGCTTGAAGGTCAGCACCAGTATTTAAATGCTGGTCTTGCCATTGCATTGTCGTTTACTTGGCTTCAAAGGACTGGGCATCATGAATTTACCCACATGGAACAGGCT AGCTCACTTCCCGAGCAGTTTATTAAGGGGCTAACAACAGCCAGTTTGCAAGGGAGGGCGCAAATTGTCACTGATCAATACATTAATGCCGAGAGTTATGGAGATCTTGTGTTTTATTTGGATGGAGCCCATAGTCCTGAAAGCATGGAGATGTGTGCAAGATGGTTTTCTCTTGCCATAAAAGAAGATAGCCAGAAAATAACCTTTAATTATCCCCCACCGAACAATTCTGAATCCACTATTGAATTGGTACAGGAGCATCATGATGAGAGATATGGAAAGAGTTCCATGCAG ATATTGCTGTTCAATTGCATGTCAGTGCGAGATCCTCAGCTGCTTCTTCCTCCTCTCATGAAAGCATGTGCAAGTCATG GTGTCTACTTCAAGAAGGCACTCTTTGTTCCAAGCACATCCGTGTATTACAAGGTTGGATCCCATGCATTACCACCAACTGATTCTCAAGTTAATTTATCATGGCAGTTTGCTCTTCAAAGAGTATGGGAGAATCTCATACAGAGCGATAAAG GAGGGGAGGTTAAGCATGCGATTGCTGTTTGTGAAGAAGGTAAAGAGGATGCCAAAATGAGTGGTAGGACTTGTGAAAATAGTGCAGTCTTTCCTTCTCTCCCATTGGCTATTAAATGGCTTAGGGAAAGTGTCCAACGGAATCGATCTGTCCACTACCAG GTCCTTGTAACCGGTTCGTTGCATCTTGTGGGTGATGTGTTGAGATTGGTCAAAAAGTGA